In Phragmites australis chromosome 24, lpPhrAust1.1, whole genome shotgun sequence, the following are encoded in one genomic region:
- the LOC133908060 gene encoding uncharacterized protein LOC133908060, whose product MHNPEIVEELLAEAATRARLDEPADANARAHLDDEAARACRTAEAARAETTALALANAQAVSAALHAQAVAVQNFRALVPIVLNRASTQYSKWQGLFLTTLGKYALDDHILHTGDPPADPGWAHMDCTVRSWMYATISTDLLDDVMTPGTTARRVWLAIEDQFLGNKETRALILDDEFRNFVQGDLSIAEYCRKLKSMADALGDLGEPVQDRTLVLSVLRGLNEKFGYMAALLKRQKPFPSFIEVRNDLLLEEITMTSKPGSTSTALLAATDRASSPAVPSSRNTGTATSSGNGGNGGSRRNCRRRRNDSTSNGPSSGWPSFYNPWTGTIQMWPDPSQSRPPVPGPRPNMPQHPRSLSQQHALLAGPAGAFSLPATPAQPGMPAQPLWLPPPALHQYAPQPALQSPVPHAEAGLPGLTPPVFGQWDQTALANNFNTMTLTPPPTTNWYMDSGASSHMTSNSGPSNQERDHQVQ is encoded by the exons ATGCACAATCCGGAGATCGTCGAGGAGCTCCTGGCCGAGGCGGCCACTCGTGCGCGCCTGGATGAGCCGGCGGACGCTAACGCGCGTGCACACCTAGATGACGAGGCCGCCCGTGCGTGCCGTACCGCGGAAGCTGCTCGCGCAGAGACCACCGCGCTCGCCCTCGCCAATGCCCAGGCCGTCTCCGCCGCTCTGCATGCGCAGGCCGTCGCTGTCCAGAACTTTCGCGCCTTGGTGCCGATTGTTCTTAATCGGGCGTCCACCCAGTACAGCAAGTGGCAGGGGCTTTTCCTCACGACGTTGGGCAAGTATGCCCTTGATGATCACATTCTTCATACCGGCGACCCTCCTGCCGATCCTGGTTGGGCACACATGGATTGCACCGTGCGCTCCTGGATGTATGCCACCATCAGCACCGATCTTCTCGACGACGTCATGACGCCCGGCACCACCGCGCGACGTGTTTGGCTCGCCATCGAGGATCAATTCCTCGGCAACAAGGAGACACGGGCTCTCATCCTCGATGATGAGTTCCGCAATTTCGTCCAGGGCGATCTCTCCATTGCAGAATACTGCCGGAAGTTGAAATCTATGGCCGATGCTCTTGGCGATCTGGGCGAGCCGGTCCAAGATCGGACCCTCGTCCTTTCCGTCCTACGCGGCCTCAACGAAAAATTCGGCTACATGGCTGCTCTACTCAAGCGCCAGAAGCCGTTCCCCTCCTTCATCGAGGTCCGCAACGACCTCCTTCTGGAGGAGATCACCATGACTTCAAAGCCGGGCTCCACGTCTACTGCCCTTCTTGCCGCCACAGATCGAGCTTCATCTCCGGCGGTTCCTTCCTCCAGAAACACCGGTACTGCCACTTCTTCCGGCAATGGCGGCAATGGTGGCTCTCGGCGCAATTGTCGTCGGCGTCGCAACGACAGCACCTCCAACGGACCTTCTTCGGGCTGGCCATCCTTCTACAACCCATGGACCGGGACCATTCAAATGTGGCCCGACCCATCGCAGTCTCGTCCGCCTGTCCCGGGTCCGCGGCCTAACATGCCCCAGCACCCGCGCAGCCTTTCCCAGCAGCATGCCCTCCTGGCGGGTCCTGCTGGCGCGTTCAGCCTGCCTGCCACACCGGCCCAACCAGGCATGCCAGCCCAGCCCCTCTGGCTCCCACCTCCCGCTTTGCACCAGTATGCACCACAGCCCGCTCTGCAGTCTCCTGTGCCGCATGCAGAAGCAGGACTGCCGGGTTTGACACCGCCCGTCTTCGGCCAGTGGGACCAGACCGCTCTCGCCAACAACTTCAACACGATGACATTGACGCCTCCACCTACGACAAACTGGTACATGGACTCAGGGGCATCTTCACACATGACATCGAACTCCG GACCTTCAAACCAGGAACGTGATcatcaggtgcaatag
- the LOC133907934 gene encoding large ribosomal subunit protein uL14 → MSKRGRGGSAGNKFRMSLGLPVAATVNCADNTGAKNLYIISVKGIKGRLNRLPSACVGDMVMATVKKGKPDLRKKVMPAVIVRQRKPWRRKDGVYMYFEDNAGVIVNPKGEMKGSAITGPIGKECADLWPRIASAANAIV, encoded by the exons ATGTCGAAGCGCG GGAGGGGTGGATCGGCGGGGAACAAGTTCCGCATGTCGCTGGGTCTGCCCGTGGCGGCGACGGTGAACTGCGCCGACAACACGGGTGCCAAGAACCTCTACATCATCTCCGTGAAGGGCATCAAGGGGAGGCTCAACCGGCTGCCGTCCGCCTGCGTCGGCGACATGGTCATGGCCACCGTTAAGAAGGGGAAGCCCGATCTCAGGAAGAAGGTCATGCCCGCCGTCATCGTCCGCCAGCGCAAGCCGTGGCGTCGCAAGGACGGAGTTTACATGTACTTCGAAG ATAATGCGGGAGTGATCGTGAACCCCAAGGGTGAGATGAAAG GATCTGCTATCACCGGACCCATCGGCAAGGAGTGCGCCGACCTTTGGCCTAGGATTGCTAGTGCAGCAAATGCCATTGTCTGA
- the LOC133907640 gene encoding uncharacterized protein LOC133907640 isoform X1, translating to MLDDDHPFADGISSPIAAHILDFCDDGSGGDLFAAVNAASDMFTASSEDASSSSTTAPPGPCKHCGDNGSSAAAASAFSPMPSLDSALSALLEEDEPPGPDAELVLRIDYAFAAAVGGGEPQPEQQQFGQVPAALPVASATEHPAMQTQMSNTASELMQLASSGYGDECFAAAMAGGGYVGLDEALCQPQQNPGSLLPAGVAEAVAQGGCFFGKDAAQGGFFGTGGTGMMMSMMGMGEIGEYQRMMESASAALATHSPDADSAAAQMALGGNAGEMQMSGSMSPGRLPATTTTETSSLEDVSFKAARISVEERREKIHRYIKKRNERNFSKKIKYACRKTLADSRPRVRGRFAKNDEYGEPSRAMQNHEEYEQIAGVKGEDMLESDAQQAHLSGMNSYMYNYTVESWI from the exons ATGCTTGACGACGACCATCCCTTCGCC GATGGCATCTCGAGCCCCATAGCGGCGCACATCCTGGACTTCTGcgacgacggcagcggcggcgaccTCTTCGCGGCAGTGAACGCCGCCTCGGACATGTTCACGGCGTCCTCAGAGGACGCCTCGTCGTCGTCCACCACGGCGCCGCCGGGACCCTGCAAGCACTGCGGCGACAACGGGTCATCGGCCGCGGCCGCGTCGGCCTTCTCCCCCATGCCGTCGTTGGACTCCGCCCTCTCGGCTCTCCTTGAGGAAGACGAGCCGCCGGGCCCTGACGCCGAGTTGGTTCTCCGCATCGATTACGCGTTCGCGGCGGCGGTCGGTGGTGGAGAGCCCCAGCCGGAGCAGCAGCAGTTCGGCCAGGTGCCGGCGGCGCTCCCGGTAGCCTCCGCGACAGAGCACCCGGCGATGCAGACGCAGATGAGCAACACGGCGTCCGAGCTCATGCAGCTCGCCTCCTCGGGATACGGCGACGAGTGCTTTGCTGCAGCGATGGCCGGAGGAGGGTACGTGGGCCTGGACGAGGCCCTGTGTCAGCCGCAGCAGAATCCTGGCTCGTTGCTCCCTGCCGGCGTCGCGGAGGCGGTGGCGCAGGGGGGCTGCTTCTTCGGCAAGGACGCGGCGCAAGGCGGTTTCTTCGGCACCGGCGGCACCGGCATGATGATGTCCATGATGGGCATGGGGGAGATCGGCGAGTACCAGCGGATGATGGAAAGCGCCAGCGCCGCGCTGGCCACGCACAGTCCCGACGCCGACTCCGCCGCGGCGCAGATGGCGCTCGGCGGAAACGCCGGGGAAATGCAG ATGAGCGGAAGCATGAGCCCGGGGCGGctgccggcgacgacgacgaccgaaACGTCGAGCCTGGAGGACGTGAGCTTCAAGGCCGCCCGCATCTCCGTCGAGGAGAGGCGGGAGAAGATCCACAGGTACATCAAGAAGCGGAACGAGCGGAACTTCAGCAAGAAGATCAAG TACGCTTGCAGAAAGACCCTGGCGGACAGCAGGCCCCGCGTCCGCGGCAGGTTCGCCAAGAACGACGAGTACGGCGAGCCGTCAAGGGCGATGCAGAACCACGAGGAATACGAACAGATC GCCGGCGTGAAGGGAGAAGACATGCTCGAGTCTGACGCCCAGCAGGCGCATCTCAGCGGCATGAACTCCTACATGTACAACTACACGGTGGAATCATGGATATAA
- the LOC133907640 gene encoding uncharacterized protein LOC133907640 isoform X2 encodes MTTNICTLQDGISSPIAAHILDFCDDGSGGDLFAAVNAASDMFTASSEDASSSSTTAPPGPCKHCGDNGSSAAAASAFSPMPSLDSALSALLEEDEPPGPDAELVLRIDYAFAAAVGGGEPQPEQQQFGQVPAALPVASATEHPAMQTQMSNTASELMQLASSGYGDECFAAAMAGGGYVGLDEALCQPQQNPGSLLPAGVAEAVAQGGCFFGKDAAQGGFFGTGGTGMMMSMMGMGEIGEYQRMMESASAALATHSPDADSAAAQMALGGNAGEMQMSGSMSPGRLPATTTTETSSLEDVSFKAARISVEERREKIHRYIKKRNERNFSKKIKYACRKTLADSRPRVRGRFAKNDEYGEPSRAMQNHEEYEQIAGVKGEDMLESDAQQAHLSGMNSYMYNYTVESWI; translated from the exons ATGACGACTAATATTTGTACTCTACAG GATGGCATCTCGAGCCCCATAGCGGCGCACATCCTGGACTTCTGcgacgacggcagcggcggcgaccTCTTCGCGGCAGTGAACGCCGCCTCGGACATGTTCACGGCGTCCTCAGAGGACGCCTCGTCGTCGTCCACCACGGCGCCGCCGGGACCCTGCAAGCACTGCGGCGACAACGGGTCATCGGCCGCGGCCGCGTCGGCCTTCTCCCCCATGCCGTCGTTGGACTCCGCCCTCTCGGCTCTCCTTGAGGAAGACGAGCCGCCGGGCCCTGACGCCGAGTTGGTTCTCCGCATCGATTACGCGTTCGCGGCGGCGGTCGGTGGTGGAGAGCCCCAGCCGGAGCAGCAGCAGTTCGGCCAGGTGCCGGCGGCGCTCCCGGTAGCCTCCGCGACAGAGCACCCGGCGATGCAGACGCAGATGAGCAACACGGCGTCCGAGCTCATGCAGCTCGCCTCCTCGGGATACGGCGACGAGTGCTTTGCTGCAGCGATGGCCGGAGGAGGGTACGTGGGCCTGGACGAGGCCCTGTGTCAGCCGCAGCAGAATCCTGGCTCGTTGCTCCCTGCCGGCGTCGCGGAGGCGGTGGCGCAGGGGGGCTGCTTCTTCGGCAAGGACGCGGCGCAAGGCGGTTTCTTCGGCACCGGCGGCACCGGCATGATGATGTCCATGATGGGCATGGGGGAGATCGGCGAGTACCAGCGGATGATGGAAAGCGCCAGCGCCGCGCTGGCCACGCACAGTCCCGACGCCGACTCCGCCGCGGCGCAGATGGCGCTCGGCGGAAACGCCGGGGAAATGCAG ATGAGCGGAAGCATGAGCCCGGGGCGGctgccggcgacgacgacgaccgaaACGTCGAGCCTGGAGGACGTGAGCTTCAAGGCCGCCCGCATCTCCGTCGAGGAGAGGCGGGAGAAGATCCACAGGTACATCAAGAAGCGGAACGAGCGGAACTTCAGCAAGAAGATCAAG TACGCTTGCAGAAAGACCCTGGCGGACAGCAGGCCCCGCGTCCGCGGCAGGTTCGCCAAGAACGACGAGTACGGCGAGCCGTCAAGGGCGATGCAGAACCACGAGGAATACGAACAGATC GCCGGCGTGAAGGGAGAAGACATGCTCGAGTCTGACGCCCAGCAGGCGCATCTCAGCGGCATGAACTCCTACATGTACAACTACACGGTGGAATCATGGATATAA
- the LOC133907640 gene encoding uncharacterized protein LOC133907640 isoform X3 yields the protein MLDDDHPFADGISSPIAAHILDFCDDGSGGDLFAAVNAASDMFTASSEDASSSSTTAPPGPCKHCGDNGSSAAAASAFSPMPSLDSALSALLEEDEPPGPDAELVLRIDYAFAAAVGGGEPQPEQQQFGQVPAALPVASATEHPAMQTQMSNTASELMQLASSGYGDECFAAAMAGGGYVGLDEALCQPQQNPGSLLPAGVAEAVAQGGCFFGKDAAQGGFFGTGGTGMMMSMMGMGEIGEYQRMMESASAALATHSPDADSAAAQMALGGNAGEMQMSGSMSPGRLPATTTTETSSLEDVSFKAARISVEERREKIHRYIKKRNERNFSKKIKYACRKTLADSRPRVRGRFAKNDEYGEPSRAMQNHEEYEQINYIGRHLPTLLQCFFSGRREGRRHARV from the exons ATGCTTGACGACGACCATCCCTTCGCC GATGGCATCTCGAGCCCCATAGCGGCGCACATCCTGGACTTCTGcgacgacggcagcggcggcgaccTCTTCGCGGCAGTGAACGCCGCCTCGGACATGTTCACGGCGTCCTCAGAGGACGCCTCGTCGTCGTCCACCACGGCGCCGCCGGGACCCTGCAAGCACTGCGGCGACAACGGGTCATCGGCCGCGGCCGCGTCGGCCTTCTCCCCCATGCCGTCGTTGGACTCCGCCCTCTCGGCTCTCCTTGAGGAAGACGAGCCGCCGGGCCCTGACGCCGAGTTGGTTCTCCGCATCGATTACGCGTTCGCGGCGGCGGTCGGTGGTGGAGAGCCCCAGCCGGAGCAGCAGCAGTTCGGCCAGGTGCCGGCGGCGCTCCCGGTAGCCTCCGCGACAGAGCACCCGGCGATGCAGACGCAGATGAGCAACACGGCGTCCGAGCTCATGCAGCTCGCCTCCTCGGGATACGGCGACGAGTGCTTTGCTGCAGCGATGGCCGGAGGAGGGTACGTGGGCCTGGACGAGGCCCTGTGTCAGCCGCAGCAGAATCCTGGCTCGTTGCTCCCTGCCGGCGTCGCGGAGGCGGTGGCGCAGGGGGGCTGCTTCTTCGGCAAGGACGCGGCGCAAGGCGGTTTCTTCGGCACCGGCGGCACCGGCATGATGATGTCCATGATGGGCATGGGGGAGATCGGCGAGTACCAGCGGATGATGGAAAGCGCCAGCGCCGCGCTGGCCACGCACAGTCCCGACGCCGACTCCGCCGCGGCGCAGATGGCGCTCGGCGGAAACGCCGGGGAAATGCAG ATGAGCGGAAGCATGAGCCCGGGGCGGctgccggcgacgacgacgaccgaaACGTCGAGCCTGGAGGACGTGAGCTTCAAGGCCGCCCGCATCTCCGTCGAGGAGAGGCGGGAGAAGATCCACAGGTACATCAAGAAGCGGAACGAGCGGAACTTCAGCAAGAAGATCAAG TACGCTTGCAGAAAGACCCTGGCGGACAGCAGGCCCCGCGTCCGCGGCAGGTTCGCCAAGAACGACGAGTACGGCGAGCCGTCAAGGGCGATGCAGAACCACGAGGAATACGAACAGATC AACTACATCGGACGGCATTTGCCAACCCTGTTGCAATGTTTCTTTTCAGGCCGGCGTGAAGGGAGAAGACATGCTCGAGTCTGA